A genome region from Musa acuminata AAA Group cultivar baxijiao chromosome BXJ3-5, Cavendish_Baxijiao_AAA, whole genome shotgun sequence includes the following:
- the LOC135638396 gene encoding probable F-box protein At1g44080: MRKSSDSGLATSCCCTDPRLCSALRPPWSNLPVDIVMEIAERLLPNAADLVRFASVCRSWWLLVKEETSLARQLPWLMLAEEEIDAPSSGSNICRRFYSHSKNEIYELPVPKSQGRFCCGSYASWIATVGMDLRMQLVNIFTGGSVELPSLYTFGASLHQSGDWSPDSRRSLFVSKVCMSSSPSAGRDCHVVAFYGVGRMLGYARVGDDRWTTVNCDWWHYLDASFYKGQFYLVNRKRDVVVLDVSQQQVHLIATKPKQRMVNYRWQIYLVESSGDLLYVVRVVKYSRKPTYDTKSFTVYKLNVSDGELQQMSSLGGRSLFLGLNSSISVEASKLVGCQKDSIYFTDDLGDFKTYCTPGGGHDMGIYSMVDGSITPHYGGVSLSRVSPPLWVPIHPLFSPNI, encoded by the coding sequence ATGAGGAAGTCCAGCGATAGTGGCTTGGCTACTTCTTGTTGCTGCACCGATCCACGCCTTTGCTCGGCGCTTCGGCCACCATGGTCTAATCTCCCCGTCGACATCGTGATGGAAATCGCAGAGCGTCTTCTCCCCAATGCGGCCGACTTGGTTCGATTTGCATCCGTCTGCCGCTCGTGGTGGTTGCTCGTGAAGGAAGAAACTTCTCTGGCACGTCAGCTCCCTTGGCTGATGCTCGCAGAGGAGGAGATAGACGCGCCTTCCTCGGGAAGCAATATTTGTCGTCGCTTCTATAGCCATTCCAAGAACGAAATCTACGAGCTCCCTGTGCCCAAATCCCAGGGAAGATTCTGTTGTGGCTCCTACGCCAGTTGGATCGCGACGGTCGGCATGGACTTAAGGATGCAACTCGTGAACATCTTCACCGGAGGCAGCGTAGAGCTGCCTTCGCTCTACACCTTTGGCGCATCCTTGCATCAAAGTGGAGACTGGTCACCAGATAGCAGGCGCTCTCTTTTTGTATCCAAGGTGTGCATGTCTTCGAGCCCCTCCGCTGGTAGGGACTGCCATGTGGTGGCATTCTATGGCGTCGGACGTATGCTGGGCTACGCTAGGGTCGGTGACGATCGATGGACTACAGTTAACTGTGATTGGTGGCACTACTTAGACGCCTCATTCTACAAAGGCCAGTTCTACCTCGTCAATCGGAAAAGGGACGTGGTGGTGTTGGATGTGTCTCAGCAGCAGGTGCATCTGATAGCGACCAAACCGAAGCAACGTATGGTCAACTACCGTTGGCAAATATATCTGGTAGAATCATCGGGCGATCTACTGTACGTGGTGCGCGTGGTTAAGTATTCGCGAAAGCCGACATACGACACAAAGAGCTTCACCGTCTACAAGCTTAACGTTTCCGATGGCGAGTTACAGCAGATGAGCAGCCTGGGTGGGCGATCGCTGTTCTTGGGCCTCAACAGCTCGATATCTGTGGAGGCATCGAAGCTGGTGGGATGCCAAAAGGACTCCATTTACTTCACCGACGACCTAGGCGATTTCAAGACTTACTGCACGCCGGGAGGCGGACATGACATGGGGATCTATAGCATGGTCGATGGGAGCATCACCCCACACTATGGTGGCGTCTCGCTGTCCCGAGTCTCGCCGCCGTTGTGGGTGCCGATCCACCCTTTGTTTTCACCCAACATCTAG